The sequence CCTGGAGCCGAATGTGGCGATGTGGATCTCCAACGTCATCTTCCTGGCCGCCGGCGTGTGGCTGTCCTCGCGCATGGGACGCGCCGTGTCCGCGCCACGGGATTCGGGCCGGGGCGTCATCCGGCAACTGCTGGCGAACCGGGTGAGGAGGAGCGCGGACGCATGAGGCTCCTCGACCGGCTGGTCGCCGCCAGCTTCCTGCGCATATTCGTGGCCTTCGTGGCCGCCGTGCCGCTCCTTTTCGTGGTCGGCGACCTTACCGAGAACATCGACGAATACCTCGACCGCGGGCTCCCGATGGTGGACGTCTTCCGGGCCTACGGATTCCAGATGCTGCAGTTCGTGTTCTGGTCCTTCCCGATGGCGACGCTCATCGCGGCGGTCTTCACGATTCACGCCATGACCGTGCACCGGGAGATCGTGGCCGCCAAGGCGGGCGGCGTCTCCTTCCATCGCCTTGCGGTGCCGGCGCTGGCCCTGGGCGTCGCGCTCGCCGGGGTCTCGTTCTACATCAGCGACATCGTGCCCCGCGCCAATCGCGCCGCCTTCGACATCCTCGAGGAACGCAACTTCAGCCGCGACTGGCGCATCAACTTCGTGTACCAGACCGAGGACGGGCACAGCCTGTCGGTGCGCCGCCTGACCGTGATGGCCGGGGAGCTGCAGGATGTCGTGCTGGAACACCGCCCGGTCACCGCGGCGCCGGGCACGGGACCCTCCCTGCACGCGGTCGCGGACCGCGCGTACTTCAACGACCAATCGGGCTGGACATTCAGCGACGGATACATGCGCCGCCTGCTCCCGGATGCCCGCGAACAGACCTATCAGTTCGGCAGCATGAAGACGCGCGGGTTCTCGGAACGGCCCGATGAACTGCTCGAGGCATCCCGCACCGGCAACCGCATGTCCGACGCCCAGAACGACCGCCTGGCCCAGATGACGCGCGCGGACATCGACCGGCAGGTGGGGATCATCGAGCGCAGCGGGGGCAGCGCCTCCGAGTACCTCGTCGAGCGCGAACAGCGCGGCGCTCTCGCCCTCGCCACCTTCATCATGGTCCTCTTCGGCCTGCCCCTGGGGACCTCGTCCCAGCGCGGCAGCGCGGCCTACGGCGCCGGCGTGTCGATCGCCTCCATCACCCTGTACCTGATTCTCTTCCGGGTCCTGGGCGCGGCGGCGGGCGCGGGTGTCCTGTCACCCACCATCGCGGCCTGGACCCCCAACGCGGTGTTCCTGGCGATGGGCGCGTTTCTGATGGTTCGGGTGCGAACGTAGACAAGCAGCCCCGGAAGGGTTGGGTCCCCCCCGGGGCTGGCGGATGTGCCTCCGGGCCGCAAACGGGCCCGGCACATTCAGCTGACCGGGCGCTCCTTCGGCAGGATCTTGACCGACCACAGCCCCGAGTTGATGTCGGCGAAGAAGACGTTGCCCTTCCAAGGCATCA comes from Gammaproteobacteria bacterium and encodes:
- a CDS encoding LptF/LptG family permease — protein: MRLLDRLVAASFLRIFVAFVAAVPLLFVVGDLTENIDEYLDRGLPMVDVFRAYGFQMLQFVFWSFPMATLIAAVFTIHAMTVHREIVAAKAGGVSFHRLAVPALALGVALAGVSFYISDIVPRANRAAFDILEERNFSRDWRINFVYQTEDGHSLSVRRLTVMAGELQDVVLEHRPVTAAPGTGPSLHAVADRAYFNDQSGWTFSDGYMRRLLPDAREQTYQFGSMKTRGFSERPDELLEASRTGNRMSDAQNDRLAQMTRADIDRQVGIIERSGGSASEYLVEREQRGALALATFIMVLFGLPLGTSSQRGSAAYGAGVSIASITLYLILFRVLGAAAGAGVLSPTIAAWTPNAVFLAMGAFLMVRVRT